The genomic DNA CCGACGCCGACAGCGTGACCGACGCGCCGGGCACCGCGCTGGAGGACCCCAGCACCGAGTTCCCGCTGGGCACCGACCAGTTCGGCCGCTCGGTGCTCGACCTCCTCGTCTACGGGGCGCGCATCTCGCTCACCGTCGGGCTGCTGGCCGCCGCGCTGACCGTCGGCATCGGCACCCTCGTCGGCATGGTCGCGGGACACTACGGCGGCTGGCTCTCCGGCGTGACCATGCGCGTCACCGACTTCTTCCTCGTCATGCCGACGCTGGTGCTGGCGATCGTGCTGGCCACGGTGATGTCCCGGTCGGTCACCACCGTCATCATCGCGATCGGCGTGGCCGCCTGGCCCAAGACCGCGCGGCTGGTACGGGCGCAGACGCTGGCCATCGAGGCCCGCCCGTACGTCGAACGCGCCCGCGCGCTCGGCGGCGGGCACACGCACATCATGCTCCGGCACGTCCTGCCGAACGTGATGCCGCTGGTCCTCGCCCAGACCACGCTGGTCATCTCCGAGGCCATCCTCACCGAGGCGACGCTCGCGTTCCTCGGCCTCGGCGACCCGCAGGTCATCTCCTGGGGCGGCATGCTCCAGGACGCCCGTGAAGCGGGGGCGATCAGCTCCGGGCACTGGTCGTTCC from Streptomyces sp. CMB-StM0423 includes the following:
- a CDS encoding ABC transporter permease — its product is MSTEALGEEPGFEPKIPPATEPPATEPPASEPPAAGPPAADPRALARARRRRSTARFWRAYRKQRAGLVGLVALVVIAFVALAAPLLVGSDADSVTDAPGTALEDPSTEFPLGTDQFGRSVLDLLVYGARISLTVGLLAAALTVGIGTLVGMVAGHYGGWLSGVTMRVTDFFLVMPTLVLAIVLATVMSRSVTTVIIAIGVAAWPKTARLVRAQTLAIEARPYVERARALGGGHTHIMLRHVLPNVMPLVLAQTTLVISEAILTEATLAFLGLGDPQVISWGGMLQDAREAGAISSGHWSFLVPPGIAIAVVALSFTLSGRALESVLNPKLGVAK